AAATGCTCGTGATGGCTCGAACCGACATGCTCAGTACTGGCCAGGTGATGGCGTTCCTATTGTTGATGATGAGTCTTTAGTTTATAGCCTGCGTCATCGAGAAACAGGACGATATTCACAAGAAACCAGCTTCCTTTATAAGGTTACAGGTTCGGATAGTACAGCTGATGCAATGGCTGCGTTTGTGTTAAACATGGGCACGTATGATGATGCAAGTATTGTCACTGGACTTAGAGAAATTCTCGGTGGCAGTGAATATATTGATATCTCTGGCATAGTGAAAACAAGTGTTGAGTCAGTTGCACGAAATTATACCGAATATACCGGGGTGAATTTCCACGAGGCTGTTGAGAATATGGGCGCTGGTTTTTCTCTGACGAAGGGCCTGTATAATATCTCCAATAGTGTCACAAGTACGGCATTTTCTGCTTTTGACGCAAATCTACCCTCGTTTATGCAAGGGGAAGCATTAGCTTCAGTTGCTGAGGCTGTAGCTGGTCTTAGTAGTTCAGCGCTATCTTTTGTAAAACCTACAGTTAGTGTTGGTCCTTCAACAATCCATTCTAGAGGATACAAACCACTCGTCGGCGAAAGGGCGCTTACGAAAGAACAATACAAGTCATTAATGTCTAATTATCGATCGCGTGGTGCTGAATTGCAGGCAGAATTAGATACAATCATTTCAAAGCAAGATTATGTCTATCGGGCAACCAATATGCGTGCAGTTGAGATTTATCGTAAGAATGGATTTATCAGTGGTCGTGATGGAGGAACATACATGACAACTGATTTTGTTGGATTAGACCCTAAGGTTCTGATGGATAGAGGCCAAGTTTTTCAGGAATGGGGTGAACCTGAAGTTCTTTTGAGAATACCAACGTTAGCTTTGAAAAGTGCTGAAGTTCCTAGACCTCTGGGAGAAAGTCTTACAGTTGGGTGGGAACCGTTTACAGAGTTTTACCCTGCGGCAGGATCTGGTGGTATAAGACAATTTATGGGAACGACAGGCTCTTGGAATGATGCTTGGATGGTTCCATTAAAACAGGATTAAGAGGGTTATTTAAAGTGAATGTATTACAGAATTTACCCGAAAAGATAAAAAGCTTACGAGCTGGGCTGATCAGTGTTGAGGAGTTTCAAACTTGGATTAATAGCGCTAGCGCTGATGAGTTAAAACTTGTACCTCAAGGGATACTCCTGAGGCTAAAACGAGGTGGAATGGATAAAGTGATGTTAGCATCTGTTAACATTTTGCCAGACTGTGTCAACTGTCATGGCATATATCGTCAAGGTGTATTTGAGAGTAGAAATGAACATGCGAGCTGTTCTAAGTATGTTGATCAGGCAGTACAGGGGAATGTGTTGGTGAGTATACAGAAGCCAAAGTGGTATAAGCCTAAGGCTGGTCAGCTTGGCCCCGAGTCCTACTATAGTTGTACATCATGTGGTTCTATTTGGAATTTAGTGGAACCTGAGAGGCAATGTAATGGGTTATGGGAGCGAATCGCTTAAATAACTGAGACATGAAACCACTCGCCGAAGGCGAGTGGTTTTTTGTTATAGATGATCATCGTTGACAATTAAACATTCTCCCACGAATAACCCTGCATGATGACTTGAATCAATTCAGTAAGAATTTGCCTTAAATCACTGGTTGTTTTGATTGTGTTACACAAACTCAAGTTATAGCTGAACAACACCGAATCTATGTCTGCATCACTTATCGCGAGACAGAACATGCACCCATTCGAAAATGAAATCGAAATAGTCGATATCACGCCAAGTGAACCATTGTTGTGTAAAACGCCTTTTCATCAGGTACTCGTCGACCCGAAGGGCGATCTGTACATCTGTTGTGGGTCGCACATTCAAAACATGACGCCGGTTGCCGGGAACCTGCTTCAGCAGGATGCACTGGACATATGGAATAATGATATCTACAAGACTTTCAGAATGTCCTTTGTGGATGGCAGTTTGAGATACTGCAATGAAAAAACCTGTTCTGCGGCAGCCAACAAAGACAATCCGGCACTTCGGAATTTGGTTCATTCTGTGGATGAAATCGAAAAAGATCCCGGCTTATTCAACAGTAATTTTTCCGACTATCTGAATGCTCCGGAAAACTTTGACGGCGCCCTGGTCAGTCCGCCGACCCGACTTTATTTAGGTATGGATCCTTCCTGCAACTTGCAGTGTCCTTCATGTCGCAATGAGTTGTATATGGAAGAGAAGGGCAGTCAGCGTTTAGATACCATTTATGGCAATTTGCGAAGTATCACGCCTGGTATCGAATTTCTGGAATTCGATGGTGCCGGTGATGTGTTCGCCAGTCGCTGGTATCAAAAATTTCTCCATCAATTTCCGGTCGATGATTTTCCGAACCTGCAAATGGTGACTTTGCGCTCGAATGGGCTCCTTTGGACAGACAAGAACTGGTATCGCATTCATCCCTATCTTCGCTCCATGGCCATTTATGCCTGCATTTCAGTGGATGCGGCCACTGCTGAAACCTATGCGACAGTACGGGGTGGCTGTTTTGAGAGGCTGATGAAGAACCTGAAATTTGTTCAGCGCCTGCATCAAATTGGGGAAATTAACGAAATCACACTGGTGATGGTCTACCGAAAGAGCAATTATCAGGAAATACCGGCTTTTATTGAGTTGGGAAAATCACTCGGGGCAAGCTATCTGGTGATTCATCCTTTGCAAGCCTGGTCAGAGTCAGCCTATGTCATTGAGGGGAGCTATGACCACGAGGCAATTCATCTCCGGTCACATCCGCTACACGGCGAGTTTCAGGATTTCATCCAGAAACATGGCATCGTCAGTGGTTACAGTGAGTCTGTGTTTATTGATTTTTCCTGGTAGCGCTCATCTCTCACGATTGACGGCTTCAGCCATCTCAGCTGTATCATTTCAATTTGTCCTGAAATTTCCCCTCTGTCTGTTTTGCAACAAGATGGTGAATTGCAATCACTGAAATTTTCTTCACGCCTGGAGATTTATTTATATTTCTGAATGAAAATAAATCAAATATACCTTTTAAATAATCATCGAGCTTTTTTTTGTCATTAATTTGCTGATAGAGAATCTTTTTGGCGTTTTTTGTATGAATTTATTTCAGCTTTAGTTTGAGTGAGCGAATTAAAAATCAACCCTGTGAAAAACCATCACATGAATTTAACTCATATTTAACTTTTGTCTGTCGTTAAATGTTTCACAGGAATATTGTATTTCTTTTGAAATTGCCTAGACAAATAACAATTTGTGATAGCAGTCTCTGTAAAATGAGAAAGTCTACTTTTTATTGCCATAAATGGAACCGAACATGAAAACTTTTGCAAATGCGTTGCAATGAATAATGTGAACGGTGCGTATAAATCTAATTATTAATATTGTGGTGTCAAAATGCTGTCGGTATGATGCAGGCAAAGGATGTAAAGAGGTTACCTGTTGCTTAGACGCTAAGCACGGTCATAGGTGTATGGAAAGAATAGAAGTACTGGATATCACAGACAACGAAGAAAATAATCTTCGTGTCTGGTTGAATTCGCAACTCAGACAATTATGGGATGCGAATGAAACTTCTGTTTCTGCGCTGATCCGCAAGTACTTTGAGAGTGAACACCATGCGAAGCTGTATACGTTTGAACCTGAAGAAAGTTTCAGGAAACAGGAGTTCTTGGTATTTTCTGAGCATGACACCATTATTAGTGCCTGGAAGAAAACAAGTGCCCGTCCTTTTATTGAATGGGCCAGAGGCAATGGCCTGGATAAATTTCCCTATGTCATGAATGGCAGGGTTTTTACCGATAACACTGCGGATGTCATTCACCATCGGCTACCCTCAGATTTTATTACTTTGCGTTTGCTTCGGAATTATCCGGCGTCATTAAAAGCAATTTTGCAATGGAATGATGTGCAAAGTCTGGACGCTTTCAGTGCGCTGGAAGAAATTCAACTGTATCTGAGAAATGAGCCTGTCCTTCGTGATTGGGACTGGGTTGAAGGGGTTCAGAATCAAAATGGTGAAAACCTTTACTGTATTTCACCATTTCGTGAGCTGATTCTGGTGAATGATGGCGCTTATTTTTGTTGTAGTGCCTGGCATGGGTATCCGAGTGTCGGAGATCCAAGAGACGCAGCACTCGACACCTTATGGAATAATGAAGATGCAGCTGAATTTCGAAAATCGATTCTGGACGGGTCGTATCGATATTGTCGTCATGATGTGTGCCCAAAGCTGGTCAATCCGGAATCACAGCTGAAAACCTTTACAGAGTTACCCTCTGTGGTTCAACACGGCATCTTGCAAGAGAGTGGTTACTTAGAAAGTGGATTTGAGTTTATCAACTATGGTTTTGACCCTTCCTGCAATCTGTCTTGCCCGTCGTGTCGGCATGATGTGATTCTTGCAGAAGGGAAAGCAGCAGAAGATATCAAATTCATTGAGCGTCAGATTGAGGCAAACAGTACCGATTTGCAGGAGCTGTATATCTCCGGCGCCGGTGATGCCTTTGGATCACCGTTCTCGCGGGATTTTCTCGCGCGGATGAAAGAGGAGAATTTTCCGAGTCTGCATTCAATCTTGCTGCATTGTAATGGCCAGCTGTTTAACTCGTTTATCTGGCATAAATTGCCAGATTTTGTCCGTGACAGAATCAACTATGTTGAGATTTCGATTGATGCGAGTTGTCAGGAAACTTATGAAATCAACCGGCGTGGGGGCAGTTACTCAAAACTTCTGGAGAACTTATCATTTATTCGTGAGTTAAAGCAGCGGGGTGAACTTGGTTATATTAAATTCAGCTTTGTCGTGCAGCAGAACAACTATGATGAAATGCCTGCTTTTGTTGAATTTGCCAAGAGATACCATGCAGATTGCGCATTTTTTTCACGATTGATGAACTGGGGAACGTTCTCTACAGATGAATATTTATCCCGTGATGTGGCAAATCGGTCTCATGATCATTTTCCTGATTTATTACGGGTTATCAGTGATCCGATATTTAACGATGAGATCGTAGATTTAACAAATTTGAATCATTTATTGAAAGCATAAATGAATATTGGTGTTGATTTAACGTTGTGAATACGCAAGATATTTTTCTTGGCTTGTATATTTATTGTTAAATTTATTTTCCATGAAATTGATTGTAATAATTACATCCTGTTTTGTGATAGAAGAATTCGAGGGACGTTCATCTTTTCTATAGGATCATCTTTGAAATAGTCTGAGGAAAAGACTGATTTATCTATTCGTGCGTGAGGATAATATGCTGCACTTTGAAATGTTCTCTACAGAAGAGCTTTTGGCTTTTGCTGCGCTTGATCTTGAAAATGACAACCTTTTTCAAGGCATGGAAAAGCTGAAGCATTTAAAAAATAATCAGGTTGAATCAGACGAGTTGGATTCAATGTTAGGCAGCGTTTATGCAAAGCTTCAGTTATTTCATCAAGCGGTTGAGCATTATTCTGCATTGCTGGAAAGAACACCTTCCCGCCTGCATGAAAGATTTCAGCTGGGAATGGTATACCGGGAAATGAATGAGCTGGGTAAAGCCGCAGAATGTTGGGACGGTGTGCTGGACGTTGAAGAAAACTATCCGCCTGTTCTTTTTCATAAAGCATTGTTACTCATCCTGACCGGCGAAGAGGTCCAGGCCAAATCACTGCTGCAACAATTAGTCGCGACAGCAGAAAGCGATAATTATTACGTGGAACGAGCGCTCGGTGTTTTAGAGGAAATTTCGGCTGCGTCGCAAGAGCCGACACCGGTGACCCAAAAACTTGACCAGGTTCATTGATAGTAAGTGATGACGATGTCCCTTCAGCGATTAAAAGAATTTCTTGAAATGGATCCATCCAATGCGTTGCTGGCCCTTGATTTGATTGGGGGCTTAGCGAAGCAGGGAGACTTCCGGGCAGCGATGCAAATTGTTGATCAGTCACTGGGACTGAATGATGATCATGCAGATTTTCTGAGTTGGAAGGGGCACTTATGTCTGGCTTTAAATCAGTATGATGACGCCGTTCAGGCCTATCATGACCTGTTCCGTCGCGGTTACGCTCAGCCGGGTCTGAAAATTAATTGTGCACTGGCCTGTTTTCAGACCGGAAAGTATGAAGCGGCTTATGAGTTGCTGGCGCAGATTCCTGAACTTGATGTGGCAAATACGCTGCTGAAAGCACGTTGCCTGGCGCATTTAGAAAATAACTCGCAGGCGATTGCAGAAACGTATCGTTTACTCACAACGTGTACGCCGGAACAACACGCTGAAGTTCACGGACTGCTGTCCTTATTGTATCTGGATGATGCGCAGTATGAACTGGCTGAAAAGCATTGCCGCACATCGTTGCAGCTGGACAACAGCCAGTGTGATGCTTTGATCACCAGCGCTAGTTTATCTCTGTACCGACTGGAGACGGAAATGGCGTTAATCATCCTGGAACCATTACTGGCACAGCATCCGGAAATGGGACGCCTGTTGGCGATGAAGGCGCTGTCATACATGTATGCCCACCAATTCGATGCTGCGATTCAATGGTATGAAAAGGCGTGCCAAAAAATGCCAGGACATGTTGGCAGTCGGGTGAACTTAGGCTGGTGTTATTTTTCGGTGAAGGATTATGACCGTGCCGAATCCTGCTTCAAAGAAGGTCTGAAAACAGACCGGAATTTTGCTGAATGTCATGGCGGTCTGGCAATCGTGAATGCTGTCCGGGAAAAATGGTCAGTTTCACAGGAACAACTGAAGCGGGCCCTGAAGTTAGATGCCAATTGCCCGTCTGCATTGTTTGCAAGGGCGCTATATTTACAGGTGAAAGGGAAAACCA
This DNA window, taken from Photobacterium sp. CCB-ST2H9, encodes the following:
- a CDS encoding SPASM domain-containing protein, with translation MHPFENEIEIVDITPSEPLLCKTPFHQVLVDPKGDLYICCGSHIQNMTPVAGNLLQQDALDIWNNDIYKTFRMSFVDGSLRYCNEKTCSAAANKDNPALRNLVHSVDEIEKDPGLFNSNFSDYLNAPENFDGALVSPPTRLYLGMDPSCNLQCPSCRNELYMEEKGSQRLDTIYGNLRSITPGIEFLEFDGAGDVFASRWYQKFLHQFPVDDFPNLQMVTLRSNGLLWTDKNWYRIHPYLRSMAIYACISVDAATAETYATVRGGCFERLMKNLKFVQRLHQIGEINEITLVMVYRKSNYQEIPAFIELGKSLGASYLVIHPLQAWSESAYVIEGSYDHEAIHLRSHPLHGEFQDFIQKHGIVSGYSESVFIDFSW
- a CDS encoding radical SAM protein → MRINLIINIVVSKCCRYDAGKGCKEVTCCLDAKHGHRCMERIEVLDITDNEENNLRVWLNSQLRQLWDANETSVSALIRKYFESEHHAKLYTFEPEESFRKQEFLVFSEHDTIISAWKKTSARPFIEWARGNGLDKFPYVMNGRVFTDNTADVIHHRLPSDFITLRLLRNYPASLKAILQWNDVQSLDAFSALEEIQLYLRNEPVLRDWDWVEGVQNQNGENLYCISPFRELILVNDGAYFCCSAWHGYPSVGDPRDAALDTLWNNEDAAEFRKSILDGSYRYCRHDVCPKLVNPESQLKTFTELPSVVQHGILQESGYLESGFEFINYGFDPSCNLSCPSCRHDVILAEGKAAEDIKFIERQIEANSTDLQELYISGAGDAFGSPFSRDFLARMKEENFPSLHSILLHCNGQLFNSFIWHKLPDFVRDRINYVEISIDASCQETYEINRRGGSYSKLLENLSFIRELKQRGELGYIKFSFVVQQNNYDEMPAFVEFAKRYHADCAFFSRLMNWGTFSTDEYLSRDVANRSHDHFPDLLRVISDPIFNDEIVDLTNLNHLLKA
- a CDS encoding lipopolysaccharide assembly protein LapB; the encoded protein is MLHFEMFSTEELLAFAALDLENDNLFQGMEKLKHLKNNQVESDELDSMLGSVYAKLQLFHQAVEHYSALLERTPSRLHERFQLGMVYREMNELGKAAECWDGVLDVEENYPPVLFHKALLLILTGEEVQAKSLLQQLVATAESDNYYVERALGVLEEISAASQEPTPVTQKLDQVH
- a CDS encoding tetratricopeptide repeat protein, translated to MDPSNALLALDLIGGLAKQGDFRAAMQIVDQSLGLNDDHADFLSWKGHLCLALNQYDDAVQAYHDLFRRGYAQPGLKINCALACFQTGKYEAAYELLAQIPELDVANTLLKARCLAHLENNSQAIAETYRLLTTCTPEQHAEVHGLLSLLYLDDAQYELAEKHCRTSLQLDNSQCDALITSASLSLYRLETEMALIILEPLLAQHPEMGRLLAMKALSYMYAHQFDAAIQWYEKACQKMPGHVGSRVNLGWCYFSVKDYDRAESCFKEGLKTDRNFAECHGGLAIVNAVREKWSVSQEQLKRALKLDANCPSALFARALYLQVKGKTKEADSIMSGLMAFKSDLSVENLSEAMKKIILSRQP